A stretch of DNA from Castor canadensis chromosome 2, mCasCan1.hap1v2, whole genome shotgun sequence:
ACAGCTAATAAAGTTTGGTACTGCTGCCTTGATGCTTGGCAAAGAGCTAATGATGTTACTGCTGTTTCTTTTGGCCCATCGATGCAAATATCAACACAGCAAAAAACTAAGAACAGTTTATGAAAAAGTTTTCACCTGCAGACCTCCCAAAAGAGTCTTGGGAGCTCCTGGGTTCCACTGCGTTTTGAGAGTCTGTGCATTAGAATTTCTAGAACAACTTAATAATGCTGATGATACTTTCTTTCCTGACTTCATTTCAATGGAACTGCCTAGTAAGTAAATACAAATCTAGaggttaaatttaattatttcttcacTTGAAATCTTAGACAATGACTCTGCAACTTCAGACCCTGATGGTGAAATCACTAACAGGACCAACGGGAAAGGGAGCCCCGTTGAGCAGTCACCCAGCCCTGTCCAATTCATCAACAGCGCGGGAGCAGGGGATTCCAGTCGCTCCACTCTCCAGAGGTACGCTCTGATTCTGTCTTCACTACACTTTACCTGCACCTTAATCTAGTTCATCAATTTAATTTCCTTAGAAACAGGACAGGCAGCAGCAATGTTCCACATTTTAACTCAGCCCTCCTACTTTCTCTTTGTAGAAATGCTTCCTTGTGAGTCTTTTTCACAGCAACTTCACTGAGTTAATGTAAGATCAACTATATTAACAGGAGAGTATTAATTTTCACTCCTCGGTTGTATTCTCCTCAGTCCTTCTGTGTATAAGCTTGTTATTAGGACTTATTTTTGATTCAGAGTTTGAATTTTGCCCTCTTTTCTGTCTGCTGAAGCTTATAATTGCCCTGTCTAGATTCACAAAATACAGTGCCACACAGTGCGCTGTGAGATAGAATAGGTGCAGAGGACACTGAAAGTAGCCTTCGGTATTGGCCCTAACCCTGCATGCATGTGCTGGTCCTTCTCATCCCATGGACTACTCCATGTGGCATTTTCTCATACATGTTAACTATTGATTAGAAGACTGGTGCTAGTTTTCAGCCTAAGTCCATCCTTTCTCCTGGAAGAACAGTTCAAGAAACCGTGTTCTACTAGAGAAAGAGTTGCTATCATCAATAGCACTGTGTTGTTATTTTCATAGCAACTTTTGTGAAAGAACTCTAGGAAAAAGCCTTCTAGAAGAGATAGCTGACAGGACTTTCATCAAGGGTGCAATTTCACATCAGGTAGATTTTCCTCTCTTTTGACTTGATGAAATGTGCACCTTCTGGCATAGAGATACATTGTTTATTGGATTCACATGCAGAATTTGCTTTGAAAGTAGAGTAACAATGCTAAATACTAACCTGCGGTTTAGTGTGTGTCTTAACACATCCTAGGAAAATAACTATCTGCTTATTCCAGTACAGATATTTCATTACTTGCTCTTTTGTTTGCAGCATCTGGTCTTCTTAGTCTTTTGATGCTTCTACCATATTTTCCCTATATAATTCAGATGGTGACTAATGCTATTAATTTAATAACTTTAGAAACAGGACTATCCCCCAGCTATTCCTCTGTTTCATTATATGAATGGCACTAAATACAGAAGTGTCTTCAACCTCAACCTCATaatgtataaaatagaaataagtgCAGATAACCATTGAAAGCATTAAGGTTCAGTATTCATATCAGATAGGTCATTGTGTAAGTACAGTCAGGCATTACTTAATGGTGggacattctgagaaatgtgtcattaggTGATTTTGTCATCATGTGAACATCACACAGTATACTTATACAAACTAAAACAGCTACACTATCACTAGGTAATACAGTTTTATGGAAATACTACTAGATGTGCTGTCCATTGTTGACCAAATGGTGTTACAAGGCACATGACtgaatatgaaatatataaaacacTATTGTtactttatattatatttaatatacataggaacatcctttaatttttttctgtcctaTCAGCCTTACTCTCTTGCCCTTTGTTGTGCTGTCTTCTACTTCTTGAAATCCAGTGGATTAACTacattccttcctttccctgaATGCTGCCTTTGTTGCTCGAGGAGAGCATGTACCCTACACATTCTACATCCCAGACCATGTAATGACCTGGCATGTATTGTCTGAACACAAGTATGGACATGCAGATCCCCTCTTGGGGTCCAGTGTGTTAGGAGTCTGTAGGATCCTGCATTTGGAGGCCAACCTGAGACACTATGACCATTTACCTTTTCCTTTCAGGTGCCTTTAGAAAAGGCATTTAGCACCCATCTCGCCATTCTGAAAGAAACGCATTTGACCTTTAAGCTACCCACCCTCGACTAGTTTCTACTGACCTACTTTTTCTCTTCAGTGTCATCAGCGGTGTTGGGGAACTGGATCTAGACAAAAGGCTAGTGAAGAAATTAGAGCCGAGCACCAAAGACAAGCCTTATCCTGACTGCCCCTTCCTGCTACTAGATGTGCGTGATAGAGATTCTTACCAGCAGTGCCACATCATTGGAGGTGAGAGAAAGAGGCTGTAGAGTGCTCACTCCTGGAAACGGGCACTTCCTTAGATACAGGTGGGCTTCACCCCAGCCCAGGGTTAGCAGCTAGGGAAAATGTACATGGATCCATGCTGGAAACCCATTGAGTTAACTCCACCATGCACTCCGAGAGAGGCCGCTGATGTTCTCAGGTGGGTCGGGAGCCCAGCACTAAATGTGAGCAGCACAATGAAACGTCATCCTGTGTTCAGAGTGCACAGTTGCTTTTCATTCACAAAACTACTTAGGTTTATGGctcattgattttaaaaaatatatttgcctCTTAGATTTTTCAACCAGCTAGCAATTGGAGCCAAGTTGTAATAAGAGAGCTACAGTCttcctaaacttttttttctctttgcagccTACAGTTACCCAATTGCAACTCTGTCCAGAACAATGAACCCCTATTCAAATGATATTCTCGAATATGTATCCTTTGTTGTGTTTTAAGGAGTTGGATGGTATGAGAGTTACAAGAATAAAACTTATCATGAATCATGCTGCTGGTAAGAAACCATGAGGGACCTCTGACATGATCAGGTTTGCCTAGTTTAGATTTTGGATTCCTAAAATTGGCTAAGAATCTTGACTATTAAGGCAGATGCTTCCAAACCATACTGCAATAGGCCCAAAACAAGTAGGCTAAGAGTTGTGATCCATTGAGAATTAGTCCTAAGACTTCTATTGCCCCAGAAAGCTTACCCAAGGAGAACTTAAGAAGCAAGtatctttctattttaatttttttcttctttttagaattttaattttttccattcataaaaataatataagtaaaagataatttaaataatcaagaaatataaaaaagaaagtggaaatcTCCCATCATCACACAAATAGAATATTAGCTTCTGTTACATTAttggtatattttatttcatactgttttctatgtgtgtctgggttttttttttttacaaagttgaagtcattttgtataatttaatgccttgctttttttctacttcatattACAGTGTATTTCCCCATGTTAATACAAGCGCTCTAAAACTCCATTTTCGGTGCTGTATAACATCTCATCTTCAGATTTGCTGTAACTTACTAAACCATTCCTTTATTTTGGACTTTTAGGTGGTTCCACCTTTTTACTCTTATAAGAAAGGCTTCCGTGGATATATTGTACATAGAAGCTCTCTGTTTCTTTGTAAAAATGGAAATTGAAATATTTCCTTTCCAGAATCGTAAGGATGAAAGAACTAAAGGGTATAAAGTATGTAACAAGTACCATCTTGGACTGAGGTAATACCAgttcataaaagaaaagaataccagCTTGCCTGGTTTCTGTGACAGGAGAAATCCAGTGACCACTGGtgtgaaggggaagaaggagctgAACTCAGAAGGATGAACATATCAGTCCTGTGTTCCTTGGGGTTTCTTTTAATCTGGAAACATTAGCTCAGTACCCGAACCTTAACTCATCTAGAAAAATGCCCATGGCAAGATCATCATTCTGTATGATGACGATGAGAGACTGGCCAGTCAGGCGGCCACCACTATGTGTGAGCGTGGGTTTGAAAACCTCTTCATGCTTTCTGGAGGTGAGCAAGATTGCATTCTGCCTAGGACTTACAAGATGGCTCATAGTCCTTTAACCCAGCCCATCACCTTTCTCTTCTCAGTGTTCAGACTTAGTGTTCACAAGGAGAGAAAGCTGTGCTgactggaaggaagaaagagttaTGTGAAATGTCCATTAGCTCTATCAGCATGCATTtcttgtgtgggtttttttgttttcttttgttctgtttttgtcttttggtactggggtttgacctccgGGCCCCTTcttcttgaaccacacccctacccctttttattttagcttatttttcaagtaaggcTCTCGCTTTTGCCTGGGtcagtctcagaccatgatcctccttccacctcccaaatagccaggatgacaggcctgaaccaccatacctggcttcttttctgagatagggactcactaaCTTTACCCTGcgggcctcaaaccatgatattCCCCTCTCTGCCGCCCAAGTATCTGGTTCTGTAGGTGTATACTACCACACCTAGCCTTTGTTTGTTtcgtttgtttgagacagagtcttgctatgcagcccagtgTGCTCTCAAACTCACGAACTTCATGCTTCAGTCTCTCAAGtgttgaaattacaggcatgtacctctGGGCCCAGCTAGCACTTGTTTTTAATTCCTAAAATAACTATGTTGCTCGGAGCTCTAAGAATGCTAAAGATTTGAGCAAAGGATTTCTTGTGGAATGCTCAGAATCCCACATAGTAACTAAAACTTTCTGGTGTATCTTGCTTTATGGTGAAACAGTTAAAGATTTCCTGTCCTTATTGGCCTCAACTAGGTGACCAAAGATTAGAAGACATGTGGGTTTTTTCAGACTTGGTATGGCTCCTCCATGTTAATCCTGCTTTTTCTGATGCTCTCCTATCTCTAGGTCTGAAAGTCTTAGCTCAGAAATTCCCAGAAGGACTGATTACTGGTTCCCTGCCAGCCTCTTGCCAGCAGGCCCTTCCTCCTGGTTCTGCCCGGAAACGGTCCAGCCCCAAAGTGCCGCCCCCGCCAGCAGAAAACAAATGGAGATTTACCCCAGAAGACTTAAAAAAGATAGAGTATTATCTGGAAGAGGACCAGGGTCCTTCAGACAACCCTAGTAAGATACTGCAACCTTTGCTTTCTATAGACTTGAGATTCACGGTTTCACCTCATCTCGTCATGTGCGGACTTCATCTTTATAGTCAGATCCTTAACATATTTGAAGCCATGGGTGTGATGAAGTGATGGGTCAAAAATCATGGAGATGAGACTTGAGCCGTCAAAGCGTGTGTCTCAGGCAGAGTTGAGGAACCAATCATGAGGCATTCAGATTCTTCTTaggagcttttcctttccttttgcttctGGGTTCTTTTAAGCCACTTCCCAGAGTCTTGCTGGTTTGTCTTACTGCCTTACCTTTGACCCCCtggtttcttttctccctcttctaaTTGCTCCTCATGCTGCACCCCTCCTACCAAGGAAGGAGTGAAAGACTATCTGGATTTGTGGAGgttaatgaagaagaaaaaaaaaagctatctggGTTTCCCTCCATTCCTACCCCCTTCCCAACTTCAAGCTGATCTCAAGGATGAGGAGTAGGTCATCATTGTCTCAAAGTCGATGCTGCATAGGGCTTCATTAGCTTAAAAGTGGTTGTAGACTAGGGCTTCATTAGCTTAAAAGTATACTTGAGGGATCATCCCTGGAATTGTTCTCGCAGCTCTGTTCCTCTTTCTTGTTCCCTTCAGGCCGACTGATCCAAAGTAACTTCTGCGGAAGAGACTCCAAGGTGCCTGTTGCCCGCAGTGGTCAGAACCTACCCGCCGGGGCCCCTGGCGGCCACTTGAACCCCCGTGCACTCAGCAGTGGCCACCCACAAGGCAAACCCTGGAAGTAGACTTTGTCTTGCTTAGTCAAATAAATGTTTCCCCTCCTTTCGGGCCCCCAAGCAGTTCCCAAGTTGGTCATTTTCAGAAAGTGCTGTAGAAGAAAAATGGTGAGGTGGGATAGGcccttttccttccctgtctCCATCCATCTCCTCTCCCTTCAGCCAGCTCCGGAAGGATTTTGACAGATGACCGCAAAAACCAGAAGCGTGACAGGCTCTAGTGTCCTCCCTGTGTTTACAGTATATGTAAGTCTTTTGAGactgaataggaaaaaaataatcccCTGTCTCCCCCTTTCCAAAAAAAACAATAAGGTCCGGCTTGTTTGGTCTATACCCAGTGTTTTGTAAATACTTTTGTCACATCTGCTGGTGTGTTCTATCCAACCAGGTTTTTTCGCTTACTATTGATTTCCTGGAAGATTGTCCAGGTGGGCTTGGCGTGGGCCTCTGTCCCCTGGGGTGTGGATGATCCTGTTCTGCAGCCACAGGCCCCACACCAGGCGCAGGTGCTAGCTGAGGCGCTCCGCCCAGCATGCTGCAGGCTCTGTTGAGTTAGGAGGCCTGTCCTGTGAGCCTGGCTCAGTTTTACAGTTTAGTAGAGAAGCTCTGCACTTACTGAGTGCTCTCCTCATTAAATGGTTTCCTGGGGCCAGAAAGGGGGTGGTTAGCTGTCATCACACTGGGAGGAAGGCATCACACAGGATACCCTGGCCATGGTACAGGCCTGTGCTGAGAGTCC
This window harbors:
- the Cep41 gene encoding centrosomal protein of 41 kDa isoform X1 — encoded protein: MSVRRHIGNPEYLTKRIPQNPRYQHVKSRLDTGNSMTKYTEKLEEIKKNYRYKKDELFKRLKVTTFAQLVIQVASLSDQTLEVTAEEIQRLEDNDSATSDPDGEITNRTNGKGSPVEQSPSPVQFINSAGAGDSSRSTLQSVISGVGELDLDKRLVKKLEPSTKDKPYPDCPFLLLDVRDRDSYQQCHIIGAYSYPIATLSRTMNPYSNDILEYKNAHGKIIILYDDDERLASQAATTMCERGFENLFMLSGGLKVLAQKFPEGLITGSLPASCQQALPPGSARKRSSPKVPPPPAENKWRFTPEDLKKIEYYLEEDQGPSDNPSRLIQSNFCGRDSKVPVARSGQNLPAGAPGGHLNPRALSSGHPQGKPWK
- the Cep41 gene encoding centrosomal protein of 41 kDa isoform X3; protein product: MTKYTEKLEEIKKNYRYKKDELFKRLKVTTFAQLVIQVASLSDQTLEVTAEEIQRLEDNDSATSDPDGEITNRTNGKGSPVEQSPSPVQFINSAGAGDSSRSTLQSVISGVGELDLDKRLVKKLEPSTKDKPYPDCPFLLLDVRDRDSYQQCHIIGAYSYPIATLSRTMNPYSNDILEYKNAHGKIIILYDDDERLASQAATTMCERGFENLFMLSGGLKVLAQKFPEGLITGSLPASCQQALPPGSARKRSSPKVPPPPAENKWRFTPEDLKKIEYYLEEDQGPSDNPSRLIQSNFCGRDSKVPVARSGQNLPAGAPGGHLNPRALSSGHPQGKPWK
- the Cep41 gene encoding centrosomal protein of 41 kDa isoform X2; the protein is MLECGVSSAEAIRTRASSYVVLQSSWPFSDYRYKKDELFKRLKVTTFAQLVIQVASLSDQTLEVTAEEIQRLEDNDSATSDPDGEITNRTNGKGSPVEQSPSPVQFINSAGAGDSSRSTLQSVISGVGELDLDKRLVKKLEPSTKDKPYPDCPFLLLDVRDRDSYQQCHIIGAYSYPIATLSRTMNPYSNDILEYKNAHGKIIILYDDDERLASQAATTMCERGFENLFMLSGGLKVLAQKFPEGLITGSLPASCQQALPPGSARKRSSPKVPPPPAENKWRFTPEDLKKIEYYLEEDQGPSDNPSRLIQSNFCGRDSKVPVARSGQNLPAGAPGGHLNPRALSSGHPQGKPWK